GGCTGGGTCGTCAGCGCTTCAGGCTGCCTGTGATCAGCTCGCTCCAATCAAAACGGGTGAGGCTGTGATCACGCCGGGTTTTGATCTGCCAGCAAGGTTTATTATTCATGCGGCAGGTCCTGTATTTAAAGAATCTGAAAAAGAGCGGAGTGAACAGCACCTGCGTCGTGCTTACGTTAATTCACTGGAGCTTGCTGTCCAAAATGGTTGTGAGAGCATTGCGTTTCCGCTTATATCAAGCGGAATTTATGGTTATCCGAAGGAAGAGGCGCTAAAGGTGGCAACGACTTCGATTCATGATTTTCTTGTGGATCATGAACTGGATGTCACGCTCGCTGTGTTTGATAAGTCAGCTTTTACAATCAGCAGTGAGTTGATGGGTGAGGTCGACAGCTATATTGATGAGCATTATGTTGAAGAATACACCGTTTCAAAACGCAGGCTGCTCAAGCTGGAACAGCAGTCTATTTATGAAATGGAGGATAGGCTGGAAGACAAGGAAATTCAGTTTAACAGCGCGATGCCGCTTGATGAATGGGTTGAGAATCTGGAAGAGCCATTTTCGGTTGCGCTGTTGAAAAAAATTGATGAAAAGAAGAAAACAGATGTAGAGGTTTATAAGCGGGCGAACATTGACCGGAAGCTGTTTTCGAAGATCAGAACCGGTAAAGGATATGTGCCGAGTAAAAAAACGGTGATCGCACTCGCGGTAGCGCTTGAACTTTCCCTGGATGAAACGAATGATCTTTTGAAAAAGGCTGGTTTTGCATTGTCTCATAGCCACAAATTTGACGTTATTATTGAATACTTTATCACTAGTGGCAAGTACGATATTTTTGAGATTAATGAGGTACTGTTTAAATACGACCAGGCACTTTTAGGCAGCTGAACATCTCACTTACCAATGTCGCTTTTAAAGCGACCGCTCGTTTTTGAAAACCCGGTATCCTTAAGTCATCACAAAGCTTAAGGAGGACACTGCAATGAAAAAGGGATTAACTGAATTAGTCTTTATCATGGATAAAAGCGGGTCAATGAGCGGACTTGAAAAGGACACGATCGGCGGCTACAATGCGATGCTTCATAAGCAGCGGAAGGTAGAGGGGGAGTGCCGTCTAACGACTGTGCTGTTTAATGACGGTTATGAGCAGCTTCATGATCGGAAGGATATCAGACAGGCACATGAAATAACGGAAAAGGAATACAGGGTAGGCGGGTCAACAGCATTGTTGGATGCCATTGGCCGGACGATTGACACGATTAGTGTTACACAAAAATATGCGGCTGATCATGAGCGTGCTGAAAACGTCTTGTTTGTCATCATCACAGATGGCGAGGAAAACAGCAGCCGGGAATATTCTTCTGCAAAGGTGAAGGCGCAAATTGAATGGCATAAGGAGAAAGAAGGTTGGGAATTTATTTTTCTTGGTGCCAATATTGATGCTGTTCAAACAGCGGGCCGTTACGGTATCGCGCCGGAGCGGGCAGTTGATTATCTCGCTGACAGCGCGGGGACGGAGCTGAATTTTAAGGTCATGGACCAGACGGTTACCTCCTTTCGCAAAGCTGGAAAGGTTGAAGCATCGAACTTTGAGGACATTCAAAAGGATGTGAAAAGCAGAGGCGGCAGGAAGTGATTGGAGTGCGATTTTGTTTGAACTGTCCTGAAATCGGATAAAAACAAATATTGATGATAAAAGAGCCTGTCATTTAGAGGCTCTTTTTTTATTTGAATTTTATCTTTAAGCGATATGGAACGCTTCATTATCCACTTGTATCGCGCGATTTGTTAAAATGATTAAGACAAACATGAACCGACAGACTAACAACGTAACCAGACTCGTATCTGAACGAAACTGATACCTGCTGGAAGAGGAGGAATCGCATTGAGTATAAAGACCGAACAGGACGTTCTTGATTTGATTCAAAAACAGAAAACGTTTTTCCACAGCGGGGTAACGAGAGATGTATCTTTTCGCATTAACCAGCTGAAAAGACTGCAGGATGCGATCAGGGAAAATGAACAAAAGATCCTGGATGCACTGAAAAAGGATCTCGGTAAAAATGAATTTGAAGCTTATGTGACCGAAATCGGGTTCACGTTAAAAAGTATTAAATCCATGATTAAAAATGTGAAGACATGGTCGAAGACAGAAAAGGTGAAAACGCCGGTATTTCAGATGCCATCAAAAAGCTTTATTGTAAAGGAACCTTACGGCAGTGTGCTTATTATCGGTCCGTTTAACTATCCGTTTCAGCTGTTGATCGAACCGCTGATCGGCGCGATGGCTGCAGGGAATTGTACGGTATTGAAGCCCTCTGAAAGTACGCCTGAAACTTCAGCGGTTGTCAGAGATATGATTAAAGAACATTTTGATCCTGCTTACATTTCAGTGATTGAAGGGGAAAAGGAAGAGACGTCGCTTCTGATCAATGCACCGTTTGATTACCTGTTTTTCACGGGCAGTGTGCCGGTTGGGAAGATCGTGATGGAGGCTGCTTCTAAAAACCTTGTACCCCATACGCTGGAGCTCGGCGGCAAAAGTCCTGTCATTATTGATGAGACGGCTGATCTTGAGAAAGCGGCACGTCGCATTATGTGGGGCAAACTGATTAATGCAGGACAAACGTGTATTGCTCCGGATTATCTGGTCGTCCATGAGAGCGTGAAGGCTGAACTTGTGGAGAAGATGAAGCAGACTGTACAGGAATTTTACGGTGAACAGATTCAGCAGAATCCGGAGTACGGGCGCATCGTGAATGAGAAACACTTCGACCGGCTTACAGACATACTTGAAAAAGACCGTGGCGCAATCGTTTACGGCGGCCAGCATGACCGTTCGGATAAATTTATTGAGCCGACGATTCTTGATCAGGCGGACTGGTCATTTGCTGCGATGCAGGATGAGATTTTCGGTCCGATTCTGCCCGTTTTGACTTATACCGATCTGAACGCAACAATAGAAATGATCAACAAGCATCCAAAACCGCTCGCATTGTACGTATTTACAGAAAACAGCCAGACTGAAAATGAAGTGCTGTCACGCATTTCATTTGGCGGCGGATGTGTCAATGATACGCTCAGTCATGTATCTAATGAATATCTACCGTTTGGCGGGGTGGGGCATTCAGGTGTGAACGCTTATCACGGCAAGCACAGCTTTGATACATTTACACATCGCAAGAGCATGATGAAAAAGAGTACGAAGGTTGATATTAAGCTCGCATTCCCTCCGTACAAAACAAGTCTTGATACTATAAAAAAATTGCTCGGATAAAAAATCAGGCTGGAACAAAGCGCTTTTATCAGCGTAAGTTCCAGCCTTTTTCTAAATGGGGTGTGGAAATGAAGGAAGTTGTCGCACGGTGGCTGGGCATTCATGAAAATCAGATCAAGCCGACGATAGGCGGTTATCAGAATGATGTCTATAAGGTTGAGCATGAACAAGAGCAGCGGATCATCAGGCTGAGACATCAGAATGAAAGATCGAAAACAGAAATCGAAGAAGAGCTTTCATTCATTCGATTATTAAATGAGCATAGGGTTCATGCTGCTGCCCCTGTGAAATGGAAGGGACAGAACATTCACGAGCTTCAGATAGGTGATCGCCTCTATCACGCGGTTCTGTTTGAACGGGCAGCCGGGACCTTGATGAGAGTTCTTGATAAAAGCTGGAACGATGACTTTTTCAAAAAGTGGGGGACATATATCGGAAGCATGCATCTTGTATCTGATCAGTTGAACACCAAAGGGTTTCAACGGAGAAAAAGAACAGTCGAAAACCCGGACCCTGAAAACATCCTGTCAAAACTGCCGGAGGAATTTCGGGCATGGCCATCAGAAAACCTGAAGCAGTTCACACAGACCCCGACTTCAAAGGAAACACACGGATTCATTCATCATGATTTTCACCAGGGAAACCTGTTCGTAGATGGAGATTCCTTTACCGCCTTTGACTTTGATGATGCGATGATGGACTGGAAGATGTATGATCTCGCCGTCACCTTCTATCACGCGATCTGGCAGGGGAAATCGTTCCGTCCGGAGGAAAAGGATTTGCCAAAACGATTGTATGAGGGACTTTTAAACGGATACGCTTCCGTTCATCCGCTGACCGGCGAGATGGTCAGGCAGATGGAACCGGCGCTTGCGATCAGAGATGCTTTTTTATATCCGGTCTTCTCGGAAAAATGGACGATGACAGCCTGGAAAAAGACATTTTTAGCGGATATGGAAAACAGGCTGAGACTTGGCGTTCCTTATATTGAAGAAAAGGAATATAAATAGCCTTGAGGTCAAAATTTGACCTCAGGGCTGAAATTGTAACTTTTCATAAATCTCACGCAGTGCATCATGCAACAGCGGATATTTAAAGGTGAATCCGTGCTCCTCTAAGACCTTCGGCAGCACTTTTTGTCCTTCTAATACGAGTGCACTTTTATCTCCGAGTGCAAGCTTCAAGGCGAATCCCGGAACCGGCATCCAGTGAGGACGGTTCAGCACCTTTCCGACCGTTTCACCAAATTCCTTCATCCGCATCGGGTTTGGAGCGGTCACATTAAACGGTCCTTCAAGCTTTTCATTTTCAATCGCAAACAGCACAGCGCGGGCAACATCCTCGTGATGGATCCACGACAGCCACTGTTTGCCGCTGCCAACTGTACCACCAGCCATCATTTTATAAGGAAGAACGATATTTGGCAGCGCGCCGGCCTCTTTACCTAAAATAATGCCAAAACGTGCACAGGCAACACGGACGCCTTCATCCTCTGCCAACAGTGCTTTACGCTCCCAGTCAATCACGGTCTTGGCTAGAAAATCCGTGCCGCGTTCTTCGGATTTTTCGGTGTAGATTTTTGTTTCAGAAGCAGGGTAACAGCCAATGGCGCTTGCGTTGACAAGAACTGAAGGAGGCTGATCCATAGACCGGATGATACGCAATATTTCATCAGTCGCTTCCATCCGGCTGTCATAAATCTTCTGTTTCTGATCTTCCGTCCATCTGCCGTTATTGATGGACTCCCCGGCAAGGTTCACAATCGCATGAATCTCAGGTAATCCTTCCTCAGGCTTCGCACCGTCAGCCAGCCATTTCACATAGGTCACACTTTGTTTAGCCGGCTTATCCGGATTTCTCGTTAGAATAAAGACTTTGTGACCTTCATCTGTTAACAAGCGGGTTAGCGATTTACCTGCAAAACCCGTTCCTCCACTGACAAGAATATTCATCGGGCATCCCTCCACATTTATCTACTCTACTATTTCCCTCTTTCCTTTATAAAAACCTTCTTTAAATGTGTTACAGTTTGAAAAGGAGGTGCTGTTCATGCCGGTTATCACGAAAATCACCAGACAAAAACGCAATGAAGAACGGTACAATATTTTTCTTGACGGTGTCTACGCATTCAGCGTGGATGAAGCAGTCCTTGTTCAGTATCAGCTGCAGAAAAACAAAGAGCTGACTGACTTTGATATCGGTGAAATAGAGTATGAGGATGAGATCCGTAAAGGCTTTAACAAAGCGCTCGTTTACCTGAGCTACCGAATGCGTTCTGAAAAGGAAATCGAGGACCACCTGAAGGAGTATGAAATGGGGGATGCTGCGATCAGCGAAACGCTGCATAAGCTCCGTCATTACGGCTATGTAAACGATCAATCCTTTGCACAGGCATTTTATAATACACAGATCAATACAACGGATAAAGGCCCGATCCAAATAAAAAACGGATTGCGCGAAAAAGGAGTATCCAACGACATTATTGAGACGGTCATCAGCGAAACGCCTGAAGAAGAATGGAATGACCGTGCGATTGGCATTATGGAGAAGGTCGTGAAGAAAAATCAAAAGCTATCCCCGCTCCAGATTAAAAAGAAGGCACAGGACACCCTTGCCCGCAAAGGCTACAGCGGACAAACCGTAGCTTTTGTGCTGGCAAACCTGACCATCGAGCGGGACGAAGACGACCAGAAGGCAGCCGTCCTCACCCAGGCTAAGAAAGCTCACAACAAATACAGCCGTAAATTTGCAGGCTTCGAATACGAACAAAAAATGAAGCAGACCCTTTACCGTAAAGGGTTTTCAATGGATGAAATCGAGTGGGCGATTGAGGAGTTAAATGCTAACGAAGACATGGATTAAATAAAAACAGGCCACGCCCATTGCTTTGCTGCGAGCAATAGGCGTGGTCTGTTTGTTTTAAAAGAGGTTAGGCCAAATGGCACGATTTTGCGAACCGAGATTAAAATTCTGAGAACTTATCCTGAAAGCTTGCGAACCAAGGTCAAGATTCTGTGAACCAACCCGGAAACTTTGCGAACCTCAGTCAAAATCCTGCGAACCAGAATTCGAACCTACCTCGCCACGTCAAACTTCAATCTCATCCTCATCCCGCATCCGCTTAACAATCACTTCGGCGACTTCCTTCGGTGAGCGCATCTTCCCCGGATTTTTCACGTGATCCGACTCATCCCAAAACGGTGTATTCATTCCACCCATATAGGCACGGACAACGCGAATGCCAGCTGGCTCAACTTCTTTTGCGAGGCTTTCTGAGAATCCACGAAAAGCAAATTTTGACGCTACATAGCCTGACTCATTCACTTTACCGCGCAATGCAGCAGTGGAAAGAATATTTAAAAACGTACCTTTTCCGGAGGCTTTCATCTCTGGTAAAAGGACCTTCGTCAGCAGCATCGGCCCTTTGACGTTCGTATTAAACATTTCATCCCATTCATCCGGTTGTGCTTCATCGAGTGAGCCAAAATGACCGACCCCTGCATTGTTGACAACGAGCTCAACGGGCAGGAGGTCTTGTGACTTCAACTGTTTATAAAGTTTCCCGAGATCCTCTTCTTTTGTAATGTCGCATCGTATCGCAGTCCCGCTGATCTCAGCAGAAACCTCATTTAGCAGCTCGGCACGTCTGCCGACAAGTACAATATGATAATCATTGCTTAACAGCTTTGCGAGTTCTTTTCCAAGGCCTGTTCCGGCACCTGTGATGATGGCAGTTGGCTTCATGTAACATCCCACTTTCAATAGAAAATCTTTTCTGCTTGAGTCTAACATATCTGACGGTTTGTTTCGCTGATACTTTCGTTTATACTTTGAATGAGGTGTTGAATCATGACAACAGAAAAACGCTACAGTACAATGACTGAGCAGGAATTAAAACAGGAAATTGCCACATTAAAAGAAAAGGCGCGTAAAGCTGAACAACTTGGGATCGTCAATGAATTTGCCGTACTTGAACGAAAGGCGATCATGGCAGAAGCGTATTTATTAAATCCGAAAGATTTTAAAAAGGGAACGGTGTATGCAATTAAGCATGATCCGGGTGTGTATTTTAAAATAGATTATCTGAACGGTGTTTTTGCCTGGGGGTACCGTCTCGGCGGTGAGAAGGAGCTTGAGGCGCTTCCGATTTCGTTATTGGAGCAGTCATCGAAAGGAGGAGAAGCCTGATGGACCATCAAAGAAATGAACTCATCCAATTACTGCGCTCGAAAGATACAAATATCTCATACGAAAAAGCAGGCATGCTGATTGATCTGCTGAAAGAGGATTTCGAGGCAACTTACGCCAAAGCGGGATATGAATATCAGGGACAGGAAATGGCTCAGCGCGTGGTAGAACAATGGATTCAAAGCTATGGCGGAAGAATTCATGAAATTGCCGCGATGAACGAAAGGTATGCAGCTATTCTAAGCGGGGATGATGATGTAAAGCAGTAAATATCACAATGAAAAAGGGGCCTCCATTGCTGGAATGCCCCTTTGGTTATTCGTTAGGAAGAAAATCGAGTTTCTTCTGCAGCTTTTCTTCACTGAAGATCCAGCCGGTGTAAGAACTTAAAATAGCAAGCTCTTTATCCATTTGAACAACAGCTACAAATGGATAGTGGTCGTTACTGCGGTATCTCAGGTCAATAAAACGCACTTCATACTGATCATCGCTTTCAACGAGCTCCCAGCGGTACAGTGGTGAAAAAGACAGAAAAGCAGAGACGTTTCTATCCGTTTTTGCTTTGGCGAAAATCTCATTGTCCGGTACTGACTTCCGCTTAAACTTATCATAAATCGTCACAGATCTTCCGTAGGCTCTTCCTACATAAAAATGTTCCTTTGTTTCAGCGGCAATACGCCACTGATAGAAACGGATCGTAGGTGCAATGATCACGTTTTCTGCATCCGGAATCCGTTTCCTGATGGAAGATCGGACAGCTGACTGGAGCATAAACCTGATGACATAGTAGCCGGCAATGATGGCGTACATGATCAGAAATGTCGGAACCGGATCAGCGCCGAATCCCCAGATCATGAGTCCGATTACATGTATACCGAAGATGATCGGATCAAACGTATTGATCACACCAAGTGCCACCCATTTAGAAGAAAATGGACGTAGAGCCTGGGTGCCATAGCTATTAAAAATATCGACAAACACATGAAGAAAGACAGCTAAAAATGTCCAAAGCCATAGGTGAAGCAGGTTGGCTTCCGGGAAAAACGGATAAATCGCTGCCGTAATGGCAATCGGCCAGAGCATAACAGCCGGAATGGAGTGTGTGATTCCTCTGTGGTGCCGGATATAAACAGCATTGTTGCGCAGTTTCAAAACGGTATCTGCGTCCGGTGCCTGAGATCCTATGACAACGGCGATCAGAACGCTTTGTGCTGTTGCGGGGTCATTTGCGACGACAGGATCAATCGCTGCAAGTCCGCCGATTGCAAACCCCATGACGATATGGGTTCCTGTATCCAAGACAACCCCTCCCTTCATGATGTAAAGTCTATGTTTTCATTATTATTGCTCATATCAGACTGATCTTGCAATAAGAAATCGGTCTATTTTTCGAAGATGTGCCCGGGGTAAATGGGAGATTGATTTGTGAATAAGCCAGTCCCAATACTTATATTCCCCCATATAACGTGAACTAACATAAAGGATGGATAATTGTGAATGAAGAACTAAAAAATCAGCTGCAGAATACAGACGTTCCCCGGTTTCAGGCGGATCTAATCGGATGGTTTGAAAAAGAAATGCGGGACCTGCCGTGGCGCGAAAATCAGGATCCTTACAAGGTCTGGGTATCAGAAATCATGCTTCAGCAAACAAGAGTAGATACGGTGATTCCTTACTTTAACCGTTTCATGGAACAGTTTCCGACCGTACAGGCACTGGCAGAAGCACCGGAGGAAAAGGTCTTAAAGGCATGGGAGGGGTTAGGGTATTATTCCAGAGCCCGTAATCTCCAGGCTGCCGTAAGAGAAGTTCATGAAAACTATGCAGGTGTAGTTCCTGATACGCCTGAAGCCATCTCTTCATTAAAGGGAGTAGGTCCGTATACAGCCGGTGCAGTACTCAGTATTGCCTATAACCGCCCCGAACCTGCGGTAGATGGAAATGTGATGCGGGTGTTATCGAGAATTCTGTCTATCTGGGACGATATCGCCAAACCTTCGACTAGAAAAACCTTTGAACAGGCAGTGAGACATTTAATTTCAAAGGATAACCCGTCATACTTTAACCAGGCGATGATGGAGCTCGGCGCGATTGTCTGTACGCCAACATCACCATCATGCCTGTTATGTCCGGTTCAGGACCATTGTGAAGCATTCAGGCAGGGAACCCAGCGCGAGCTGCCGGTAAAAACAAAAAAGAAATCATCAAAAGTCATTGAGCTTCTGACTGCCATCGTTCAAAATGAAAAGGGTGAAGTATTAGTGACACAGCGTCCGGAGCAGGGACTGCTTGCAAACCTGTGGGAATTCCCAAGCTTTGAAAAGCTGCCTGAATCAGAAACGGCTCAGCAAACCGTTCAATTCCTTGATTCAGATTTTTACGTAAAAGCGGAAGTCAAAGACACGGAATGGATGAAACAGGATCACGTTTTCACACACCTTGTCTGGAAAATGAATGTGGTCACAGCGGAATCAATCAATCCACAGATCTCACTCCCGGAAAAAACGGAGTGGGCCTCATTAGACAGGATTCATGAACTGGCGATGCCGGTTTCACACAGAAAGATAGCAAATGAATGGATAAAACGTCACAAGGAGAGAGACAAATGACTAATAAAGTAGCGTTAGTAACAGGAAGCAGTCGTGGAGTTGGAAAAGCAACAGCTATTGCACTGGCTAAAGAAGGATACGACATTGTCATTAACTATGCACGCAGCAAAGGAGCGGCGCAGGAAACGGCCGCTGAAATTGAAGCACTAGGCCGTAAAGT
This genomic stretch from Jeotgalibacillus aurantiacus harbors:
- a CDS encoding macro domain-containing protein gives rise to the protein MPFTIFRQDITKLKVDAIVNAANKGLQIGGGVCGAIFRAAGSSALQAACDQLAPIKTGEAVITPGFDLPARFIIHAAGPVFKESEKERSEQHLRRAYVNSLELAVQNGCESIAFPLISSGIYGYPKEEALKVATTSIHDFLVDHELDVTLAVFDKSAFTISSELMGEVDSYIDEHYVEEYTVSKRRLLKLEQQSIYEMEDRLEDKEIQFNSAMPLDEWVENLEEPFSVALLKKIDEKKKTDVEVYKRANIDRKLFSKIRTGKGYVPSKKTVIALAVALELSLDETNDLLKKAGFALSHSHKFDVIIEYFITSGKYDIFEINEVLFKYDQALLGS
- a CDS encoding vWA domain-containing protein, coding for MKKGLTELVFIMDKSGSMSGLEKDTIGGYNAMLHKQRKVEGECRLTTVLFNDGYEQLHDRKDIRQAHEITEKEYRVGGSTALLDAIGRTIDTISVTQKYAADHERAENVLFVIITDGEENSSREYSSAKVKAQIEWHKEKEGWEFIFLGANIDAVQTAGRYGIAPERAVDYLADSAGTELNFKVMDQTVTSFRKAGKVEASNFEDIQKDVKSRGGRK
- a CDS encoding aldehyde dehydrogenase, with protein sequence MSIKTEQDVLDLIQKQKTFFHSGVTRDVSFRINQLKRLQDAIRENEQKILDALKKDLGKNEFEAYVTEIGFTLKSIKSMIKNVKTWSKTEKVKTPVFQMPSKSFIVKEPYGSVLIIGPFNYPFQLLIEPLIGAMAAGNCTVLKPSESTPETSAVVRDMIKEHFDPAYISVIEGEKEETSLLINAPFDYLFFTGSVPVGKIVMEAASKNLVPHTLELGGKSPVIIDETADLEKAARRIMWGKLINAGQTCIAPDYLVVHESVKAELVEKMKQTVQEFYGEQIQQNPEYGRIVNEKHFDRLTDILEKDRGAIVYGGQHDRSDKFIEPTILDQADWSFAAMQDEIFGPILPVLTYTDLNATIEMINKHPKPLALYVFTENSQTENEVLSRISFGGGCVNDTLSHVSNEYLPFGGVGHSGVNAYHGKHSFDTFTHRKSMMKKSTKVDIKLAFPPYKTSLDTIKKLLG
- a CDS encoding phosphotransferase enzyme family protein, translating into MKEVVARWLGIHENQIKPTIGGYQNDVYKVEHEQEQRIIRLRHQNERSKTEIEEELSFIRLLNEHRVHAAAPVKWKGQNIHELQIGDRLYHAVLFERAAGTLMRVLDKSWNDDFFKKWGTYIGSMHLVSDQLNTKGFQRRKRTVENPDPENILSKLPEEFRAWPSENLKQFTQTPTSKETHGFIHHDFHQGNLFVDGDSFTAFDFDDAMMDWKMYDLAVTFYHAIWQGKSFRPEEKDLPKRLYEGLLNGYASVHPLTGEMVRQMEPALAIRDAFLYPVFSEKWTMTAWKKTFLADMENRLRLGVPYIEEKEYK
- a CDS encoding TIGR01777 family oxidoreductase — encoded protein: MNILVSGGTGFAGKSLTRLLTDEGHKVFILTRNPDKPAKQSVTYVKWLADGAKPEEGLPEIHAIVNLAGESINNGRWTEDQKQKIYDSRMEATDEILRIIRSMDQPPSVLVNASAIGCYPASETKIYTEKSEERGTDFLAKTVIDWERKALLAEDEGVRVACARFGIILGKEAGALPNIVLPYKMMAGGTVGSGKQWLSWIHHEDVARAVLFAIENEKLEGPFNVTAPNPMRMKEFGETVGKVLNRPHWMPVPGFALKLALGDKSALVLEGQKVLPKVLEEHGFTFKYPLLHDALREIYEKLQFQP
- the recX gene encoding recombination regulator RecX, whose translation is MPVITKITRQKRNEERYNIFLDGVYAFSVDEAVLVQYQLQKNKELTDFDIGEIEYEDEIRKGFNKALVYLSYRMRSEKEIEDHLKEYEMGDAAISETLHKLRHYGYVNDQSFAQAFYNTQINTTDKGPIQIKNGLREKGVSNDIIETVISETPEEEWNDRAIGIMEKVVKKNQKLSPLQIKKKAQDTLARKGYSGQTVAFVLANLTIERDEDDQKAAVLTQAKKAHNKYSRKFAGFEYEQKMKQTLYRKGFSMDEIEWAIEELNANEDMD
- a CDS encoding SDR family NAD(P)-dependent oxidoreductase, producing the protein MKPTAIITGAGTGLGKELAKLLSNDYHIVLVGRRAELLNEVSAEISGTAIRCDITKEEDLGKLYKQLKSQDLLPVELVVNNAGVGHFGSLDEAQPDEWDEMFNTNVKGPMLLTKVLLPEMKASGKGTFLNILSTAALRGKVNESGYVASKFAFRGFSESLAKEVEPAGIRVVRAYMGGMNTPFWDESDHVKNPGKMRSPKEVAEVIVKRMRDEDEIEV
- a CDS encoding YfhH family protein encodes the protein MTTEKRYSTMTEQELKQEIATLKEKARKAEQLGIVNEFAVLERKAIMAEAYLLNPKDFKKGTVYAIKHDPGVYFKIDYLNGVFAWGYRLGGEKELEALPISLLEQSSKGGEA
- a CDS encoding YfhJ family protein — protein: MDHQRNELIQLLRSKDTNISYEKAGMLIDLLKEDFEATYAKAGYEYQGQEMAQRVVEQWIQSYGGRIHEIAAMNERYAAILSGDDDVKQ
- a CDS encoding metal-dependent hydrolase is translated as MDTGTHIVMGFAIGGLAAIDPVVANDPATAQSVLIAVVIGSQAPDADTVLKLRNNAVYIRHHRGITHSIPAVMLWPIAITAAIYPFFPEANLLHLWLWTFLAVFLHVFVDIFNSYGTQALRPFSSKWVALGVINTFDPIIFGIHVIGLMIWGFGADPVPTFLIMYAIIAGYYVIRFMLQSAVRSSIRKRIPDAENVIIAPTIRFYQWRIAAETKEHFYVGRAYGRSVTIYDKFKRKSVPDNEIFAKAKTDRNVSAFLSFSPLYRWELVESDDQYEVRFIDLRYRSNDHYPFVAVVQMDKELAILSSYTGWIFSEEKLQKKLDFLPNE
- the mutY gene encoding A/G-specific adenine glycosylase, producing MNEELKNQLQNTDVPRFQADLIGWFEKEMRDLPWRENQDPYKVWVSEIMLQQTRVDTVIPYFNRFMEQFPTVQALAEAPEEKVLKAWEGLGYYSRARNLQAAVREVHENYAGVVPDTPEAISSLKGVGPYTAGAVLSIAYNRPEPAVDGNVMRVLSRILSIWDDIAKPSTRKTFEQAVRHLISKDNPSYFNQAMMELGAIVCTPTSPSCLLCPVQDHCEAFRQGTQRELPVKTKKKSSKVIELLTAIVQNEKGEVLVTQRPEQGLLANLWEFPSFEKLPESETAQQTVQFLDSDFYVKAEVKDTEWMKQDHVFTHLVWKMNVVTAESINPQISLPEKTEWASLDRIHELAMPVSHRKIANEWIKRHKERDK